Proteins encoded in a region of the Antedon mediterranea chromosome 2, ecAntMedi1.1, whole genome shotgun sequence genome:
- the LOC140039631 gene encoding uncharacterized protein, whose amino-acid sequence MTQLQRFVMLVAILIGTLINVSKANRPTKSRLCNILCCSEVLDLNATCDKVCNECKKNHSVGGVCELRTSKNTQRGCNKHFTCDVTCRNECSVRREDDESRESDFGSGDHHTTQITPAVNPRTSSNPLHTDESQNLENDYFDNAATYDDDDDDDDSSPPVHYESTWGLTELHIILIIVAVSLFLMIVFVFVFLMINERRPPPVNNSRGQYPPSVFYTGKMATISQGFNQPSTDFSNAWR is encoded by the exons ATGACGCAATTACAGAGATTTGTGATGTTGGTAGCGATTCTTATTGGAACtttaataaatgtttctaaagcAAACAGGCCTAC TAAAAGTCGATTATGCAACATATTGTGTTGTAGTGAAGTCTTGGACTTAAACGCTACTTGTGATAAGGTTTGCAACGAATGCAAGAAAAACCATTCAG TGGGTGGCGTATGTGAGCTGAGAACTTCAAAGAATACACAGCGAGGCTGCAACAAACACTTTACCTGTGATGTCACTTGCAGGAATGAATGTAGCGTGAGAAGAGAAG acGACGAATCTAGAGAAAGTGATTTCGGCAGTGGGGACCACCACACTACGCAGATCACTCCCGCTGTTAACCCACGTACTTCCAGTAATCCTCTACACACTGACGAATCGCAGAATCTTGAAAATGATTATTTTGATAATGCAGCCacgtatgatgatgatgatgatgatgatgacagtTCGCCGCCAGTTCATTATGAATCCACTTGGGGCCTTACAGAATTgcatattattcttattatcgTAGCAGTGTCCCTCTTTCTCATGATtgtgtttgtgtttgttttctTGATGATAAATGAGAGGAGGCCGCCACCAGTAAA caacAGCAGAGGGCAGTATCCACCGTCAGTATTCTACACTGGTAAAATGGCCACAATAAGCCAAG GATTCAATCAGCCATCGACGGATTTCTCAAATGCATGGCGTTAG
- the LOC140040381 gene encoding uncharacterized protein isoform X1, which yields MTCSCCCKKEMRNNCTRCIVNKLECSNSQCWSSELFCCRTNVNCSCYGLDKCSNCTDDGSTSDLDITIIVVSFAAVVVIIGILITICYWIKRKDRNQRPPHSPKVKYAANGETIEVQGEPSVSTQPLPAIPVTNHYTLAELQNNTYEQIKPCYSSLKRNSNGSEDYTTLNKNVDVNASSAEGIEDKTRTMSSTNRDEVANTYAQLTKKPATKYTTPYLENEITPKQATPKQNDDYEDTEVAYDKLKHHACTRPNDDDISDDYNKLASVTADGDLEDDYSHLDRTSKNVSSGVKNQYSQLELTAANAADGTNPRGETNQGYEDTWLSKTPENENPVMVQTENDKNCAKEPKVNGGYEQAIINN from the exons ATGACTTGTAG CTGTTGCTGTAAGAAGGAAATGCGTAACA ACTGTACAAGATGTATTGTAAATAAGCTCGAATGTTCCAACAGCCAGTGTTGGTCTTCTGAGTTATTTTGTTGTCGGACAA ACGTAAATTGTAGTTGTTATGGCCTTGATAAATGCAGTAACTGTACAGACGATGGTTCTACTTCTG ACCTAGATATAACCATAATTGTTGTCTCATTTGCTGCCGTCGTTGTAATTATTGGTATTCTCATAACCATTTGTTATTGGATCAAGCGAAAAGACAGAAATCAAAG GCCTCCACATTCTCCAAAGGTAAAGTATGCTGCTAATGGAGAAACCATCGAAGTACAAG gtGAACCAAGCGTATCAACCCAACCGCTTCCGGCTATTCCAGTTACCAATCATTATACTCTGGCAGAATTACAAAATAACACATATGAACAAATTAAACCTTGTTATTCAAGTCTCAAAAGAAACAGCAATGGATCAGAAGATTATACAACCCTTAACAAAAACGTTGATGTAAACGCATCAAGCGCTGAAGGAATTGAAGACAAAACTAGAACTATGTCTTCCACCAATAGGGACGAAGTTGCAAATACGTATGCACAACTTACGAAAAAACCTGCGACTAAGTATACCACACCGTATTTAGAAAACGAAATCACTCCAAAACAAGCGACACCTAAACAGAACGACGACTACGAGGATACTGAAGTGGCATACGATAAGTTAAAACACCATGCATGTACTCGCCCAAATGACGATGACATATCAGATGATTACAACAAACTGGCTTCCGTAACTGCTGATGGAGATTTGGAAGACGATTATTCTCATCTTGACAGGACATCCAAAAATGTATCAAGTGGTGTCAAAAACCAGTATAGTCAGTTAGAATTGACTGCTGCCAATGCTGCTGATGGAACAAATCCGAGAGGAGAAACAAATCAAGGTTATGAAGATACTTGGTTATCAAAGACACCTGAAAATGAAAACCCGGTAATGGTTCAAACTGAAAACGACAAAAACTGTGCGAAGGAGCCAAAAGTAAACGGTGGATATGAACAAGCGATTATTAACAATTGA
- the LOC140040381 gene encoding uncharacterized protein isoform X2, translating to MTCSCCCKKEMRNNVNCSCYGLDKCSNCTDDGSTSDLDITIIVVSFAAVVVIIGILITICYWIKRKDRNQRPPHSPKVKYAANGETIEVQGEPSVSTQPLPAIPVTNHYTLAELQNNTYEQIKPCYSSLKRNSNGSEDYTTLNKNVDVNASSAEGIEDKTRTMSSTNRDEVANTYAQLTKKPATKYTTPYLENEITPKQATPKQNDDYEDTEVAYDKLKHHACTRPNDDDISDDYNKLASVTADGDLEDDYSHLDRTSKNVSSGVKNQYSQLELTAANAADGTNPRGETNQGYEDTWLSKTPENENPVMVQTENDKNCAKEPKVNGGYEQAIINN from the exons ATGACTTGTAG CTGTTGCTGTAAGAAGGAAATGCGTAACA ACGTAAATTGTAGTTGTTATGGCCTTGATAAATGCAGTAACTGTACAGACGATGGTTCTACTTCTG ACCTAGATATAACCATAATTGTTGTCTCATTTGCTGCCGTCGTTGTAATTATTGGTATTCTCATAACCATTTGTTATTGGATCAAGCGAAAAGACAGAAATCAAAG GCCTCCACATTCTCCAAAGGTAAAGTATGCTGCTAATGGAGAAACCATCGAAGTACAAG gtGAACCAAGCGTATCAACCCAACCGCTTCCGGCTATTCCAGTTACCAATCATTATACTCTGGCAGAATTACAAAATAACACATATGAACAAATTAAACCTTGTTATTCAAGTCTCAAAAGAAACAGCAATGGATCAGAAGATTATACAACCCTTAACAAAAACGTTGATGTAAACGCATCAAGCGCTGAAGGAATTGAAGACAAAACTAGAACTATGTCTTCCACCAATAGGGACGAAGTTGCAAATACGTATGCACAACTTACGAAAAAACCTGCGACTAAGTATACCACACCGTATTTAGAAAACGAAATCACTCCAAAACAAGCGACACCTAAACAGAACGACGACTACGAGGATACTGAAGTGGCATACGATAAGTTAAAACACCATGCATGTACTCGCCCAAATGACGATGACATATCAGATGATTACAACAAACTGGCTTCCGTAACTGCTGATGGAGATTTGGAAGACGATTATTCTCATCTTGACAGGACATCCAAAAATGTATCAAGTGGTGTCAAAAACCAGTATAGTCAGTTAGAATTGACTGCTGCCAATGCTGCTGATGGAACAAATCCGAGAGGAGAAACAAATCAAGGTTATGAAGATACTTGGTTATCAAAGACACCTGAAAATGAAAACCCGGTAATGGTTCAAACTGAAAACGACAAAAACTGTGCGAAGGAGCCAAAAGTAAACGGTGGATATGAACAAGCGATTATTAACAATTGA